The proteins below come from a single Treponema phagedenis genomic window:
- a CDS encoding Kiwa anti-phage protein KwaB-like domain-containing protein: MNKTVNKLINEIKDANFNNWSVSFWLIKRKISVSKSKKESIYLTLRVDMDDKLPKRFKGYLKTQLQNQNRKYHLENYDYSNADGDGVLLTMDSDDTDFTKVESEISKGLDNDRVSSYSDLLNSWAYVILFESGNKKLYAWKKISADTQPKKAKAKNSVFFYNQILVDLDDKDVFAVYPNYDFFVYKGTIFISSKGQFESSMNFREGIKAKSNQLLKELKELEIFQNIELIDEHIGDNLHYLRKMASILKSGYYKQPNYINKLIAINKKENWQLKVENGKIIVEKETIDLLLKLLNNDRLRSLINDEIFDAVVKSKVN, encoded by the coding sequence ATGAACAAAACAGTTAATAAACTAATAAATGAAATTAAAGATGCGAATTTTAATAACTGGTCGGTTTCTTTTTGGTTGATAAAAAGAAAAATTTCTGTATCTAAATCTAAAAAAGAAAGTATATACTTAACATTACGTGTTGATATGGATGATAAGCTACCAAAAAGATTTAAGGGATATTTGAAAACACAACTACAAAATCAAAATCGAAAATATCATCTAGAAAATTATGATTACAGTAATGCGGATGGTGATGGTGTATTGTTAACCATGGATTCAGATGATACCGATTTTACTAAAGTTGAAAGTGAAATTAGCAAAGGGCTTGATAATGATAGGGTAAGTTCTTACTCTGATTTACTCAATTCATGGGCTTATGTAATTTTGTTTGAAAGCGGTAATAAAAAATTATATGCATGGAAGAAGATCAGTGCGGATACACAACCTAAAAAAGCAAAGGCTAAAAATAGTGTATTTTTCTATAACCAAATATTAGTTGATTTGGATGACAAAGATGTATTTGCTGTTTATCCAAATTATGATTTTTTTGTTTATAAAGGAACTATATTTATTTCCAGTAAAGGTCAGTTTGAAAGTTCTATGAATTTTAGAGAAGGAATCAAAGCTAAGTCTAATCAATTATTGAAGGAATTAAAAGAACTTGAAATATTTCAGAACATTGAATTAATTGATGAACATATAGGAGATAATCTTCACTACTTGCGAAAAATGGCTTCTATTTTGAAATCCGGATATTATAAACAACCTAATTATATCAATAAATTGATTGCGATAAACAAGAAGGAAAATTGGCAATTAAAAGTAGAAAATGGGAAAATTATTGTTGAAAAAGAAACTATAGATTTATTATTAAAAT
- a CDS encoding ABC transporter ATP-binding protein has product MIKLENVSFVYDSDERAAGVYNVSLNIAKGEVLVLCGESGCGKTTITRLINGLVPGYYKGKLSGEVTVNGIKLSENAMNELSEHVGSVFQNPKTQFFNIDSTGEIAFACENFGIEQEEIYRRIGRVSADLEIRDLLDRNLFSMSGGEKQKIACASAAAMEPKIFVLDEPSSNLDLRTIGTLKKTIGKWKAQGATIVIAEHRLEYLQELTDRFIYMKNGKIEKEFLKEDFQSLSNRELNQMGLRNLSPVEFDNIMIEEKLNSENFIIENLKFSYNQKEFLDIPSLELPQHGIIGVIGFNGSGKSTFSNCMCGLVKKAKGTLLYGNQIFGAKERIKKCFMVMQDVNHQLFTDSVKEEIAISINDDEEGAESRICEIGKRLHLEAFMELHPMSLSGGEKQRVAIASAIAADRDILILDEPTSGLDYRHMMEVSNELKRLSKIGKTIFVITHDPELINLSCNYFIFLDKGKVKWYGGRTKEILSKVENFFRDGEN; this is encoded by the coding sequence GTGATTAAACTTGAGAATGTATCCTTTGTTTATGACAGCGATGAAAGGGCGGCAGGAGTTTACAATGTAAGCCTTAATATAGCAAAAGGCGAAGTGCTTGTACTTTGCGGAGAATCGGGATGCGGAAAAACTACAATTACAAGACTAATCAACGGGCTTGTTCCGGGATACTATAAAGGTAAGCTCAGCGGCGAAGTGACAGTGAACGGAATTAAGCTATCAGAAAATGCTATGAACGAATTGAGCGAGCATGTGGGTTCAGTATTTCAAAACCCCAAAACACAATTTTTCAATATAGATTCTACCGGCGAAATTGCCTTTGCCTGTGAAAATTTCGGAATAGAACAGGAAGAGATATACAGGCGAATCGGAAGAGTGTCTGCGGATTTGGAAATCCGGGACTTGCTTGACCGCAACCTGTTCTCCATGTCAGGCGGAGAAAAACAAAAAATCGCCTGCGCTTCTGCGGCAGCGATGGAGCCCAAAATATTTGTTCTTGACGAGCCCTCATCAAATTTGGATTTAAGAACAATCGGAACATTAAAAAAGACAATTGGAAAGTGGAAAGCTCAAGGGGCAACCATCGTGATTGCCGAGCATAGATTGGAGTATTTACAAGAGCTCACCGATAGATTTATTTACATGAAAAACGGAAAAATCGAAAAAGAGTTTTTAAAAGAAGATTTTCAATCATTATCAAACCGAGAATTAAACCAAATGGGACTGCGCAATTTAAGCCCGGTTGAATTTGATAATATTATGATAGAAGAAAAACTTAATTCTGAGAATTTTATAATCGAAAATCTAAAGTTTAGTTACAATCAAAAAGAATTTTTAGATATTCCTTCGTTAGAGCTGCCGCAACATGGGATTATCGGCGTTATAGGTTTTAATGGATCGGGTAAGTCAACTTTTTCCAACTGCATGTGTGGGCTTGTAAAAAAAGCGAAGGGAACATTGCTGTATGGAAATCAAATTTTTGGAGCAAAAGAACGAATAAAAAAATGCTTTATGGTGATGCAAGATGTAAATCATCAGCTCTTTACGGATTCCGTAAAGGAAGAAATCGCGATAAGCATAAACGATGATGAAGAAGGCGCAGAAAGCCGCATTTGTGAAATTGGAAAAAGGCTGCATTTAGAAGCATTTATGGAGCTGCATCCTATGTCTTTATCAGGAGGCGAAAAACAAAGGGTTGCCATTGCAAGTGCAATTGCCGCCGATCGGGATATTTTAATTTTAGATGAGCCAACCAGCGGTCTTGATTATCGGCATATGATGGAAGTATCCAATGAGTTAAAGAGGCTGAGCAAAATCGGAAAAACAATTTTCGTCATTACCCATGATCCTGAACTTATCAATCTAAGTTGCAATTATTTTATTTTTTTAGACAAGGGAAAAGTAAAGTGGTATGGAGGCAGAACAAAAGAGATTTTATCTAAGGTAGAAAATTTTTTTAGGGATGGGGAAAATTAG
- a CDS encoding energy-coupling factor transporter transmembrane component T: MEKYEVYQPPEKHGFNPDPRTKILFMVFITTFMTFVHKDLFINIVITLISIMLLLSNRQFRTALIYGGLFGLAVIANFTKDIYVLPTLLNMISVLLNAVIIRLFPIFMLGYYVIKSTKTNEFIASMVKWHVSNNFIIPMAVAFRFIPTLAEEHRAIRNAMKMREIGFGTKRFWKNQGLLLEYVTIPLMVSVVKISDELSAAALTRGLGRLEKRTTIVNIKFGKHDFLFLLISIFLVVLAIYRR, translated from the coding sequence ATGGAAAAGTACGAGGTGTATCAACCACCGGAAAAACACGGATTTAATCCGGATCCTCGTACAAAAATTCTATTTATGGTCTTTATTACTACATTCATGACCTTTGTACATAAAGACTTATTTATAAATATTGTAATAACACTGATTTCGATAATGTTACTACTATCAAACAGACAATTCCGAACAGCCCTCATCTACGGCGGCTTGTTCGGGTTGGCTGTTATCGCGAATTTTACGAAGGATATTTACGTATTACCTACCCTACTCAATATGATTTCGGTGCTTTTAAATGCTGTTATTATAAGATTGTTTCCGATTTTTATGCTGGGTTACTACGTTATAAAATCTACCAAGACCAACGAATTTATAGCCTCAATGGTAAAATGGCATGTTTCAAATAATTTTATAATCCCAATGGCGGTAGCCTTTCGGTTTATACCGACCTTAGCTGAAGAGCATAGAGCAATCAGGAATGCTATGAAAATGAGGGAGATAGGTTTCGGCACAAAACGTTTTTGGAAAAATCAGGGATTGCTTTTAGAATACGTAACAATACCGCTTATGGTATCTGTGGTTAAAATCAGTGACGAATTGTCTGCCGCTGCCCTCACCCGAGGACTTGGCAGACTTGAAAAGCGCACGACTATTGTCAATATAAAATTCGGAAAACATGATTTTCTCTTTCTCCTTATTTCGATTTTTCTTGTCGTATTAGCAATTTATAGGAGGTAG
- a CDS encoding MptD family putative ECF transporter S component yields the protein MQKQSFNAKDLINVGVYTAIYLVVFFVVGMMNAIPILYPAMYVVLPVVTGIPFMLFLTKVEKFGMVSIMAAILGIFWYFMGYTWLAPVGYIICGIAADLILKSGDYKSFKMDVIGFWIFSCGLIGCQMPMWIMADTYMAGVEQQMGSQYASALAKYMPWWMGLVGIAILLVGAIIGANLGRKMLKKHFTRAGIV from the coding sequence ATGCAAAAACAAAGCTTTAATGCAAAAGATTTAATCAATGTAGGTGTATACACTGCGATATACCTAGTCGTTTTTTTCGTTGTAGGAATGATGAATGCAATTCCGATTCTATATCCTGCAATGTATGTTGTATTACCCGTTGTAACAGGGATTCCGTTTATGTTATTTCTAACGAAAGTTGAAAAATTCGGCATGGTTAGTATCATGGCGGCAATTTTGGGAATCTTCTGGTATTTTATGGGCTACACTTGGTTGGCACCTGTCGGATATATTATTTGCGGGATCGCCGCAGACTTAATATTAAAATCCGGCGATTACAAAAGCTTTAAAATGGATGTCATAGGATTTTGGATATTCTCATGCGGATTGATTGGCTGTCAAATGCCGATGTGGATTATGGCAGACACTTATATGGCAGGAGTCGAGCAACAAATGGGAAGCCAATACGCAAGTGCTCTGGCAAAATATATGCCATGGTGGATGGGTCTTGTAGGAATAGCAATATTGCTGGTTGGTGCAATAATTGGAGCAAATTTAGGAAGGAAGATGCTTAAAAAACACTTCACGAGAGCAGGTATTGTTTAA
- a CDS encoding TetR/AcrR family transcriptional regulator: MAEPTGYDLTHKKILDSAKKIFLKKGYEKTNLREICANAGVTTGAFYRHFKNKEAVFSELVKPVVQLIHQMYSKIKKESFDSLKKNHPEDLAKLNLNGAIEATVLMYKKKKLFELLTCKSYGTKYENFIDTIVKMEDINRKKSNAIIAESKQKEVDIPDEAMHLLNHAYVSALKDIIVHGKSEEYVRENTKIVTEFFNEGWKKLRGF; encoded by the coding sequence ATGGCAGAGCCAACGGGATACGATTTAACACATAAAAAAATATTAGATAGTGCGAAAAAAATTTTTCTTAAGAAGGGTTATGAAAAAACCAACTTACGGGAGATTTGTGCCAATGCGGGAGTTACAACGGGAGCTTTTTATAGGCATTTTAAAAATAAAGAAGCTGTATTTTCCGAATTGGTAAAACCGGTTGTTCAATTAATTCATCAGATGTATTCAAAAATTAAAAAGGAATCTTTTGACAGCTTGAAAAAAAATCATCCCGAGGATTTAGCAAAACTTAATTTAAATGGAGCCATTGAAGCAACTGTTCTTATGTATAAGAAAAAAAAGCTTTTTGAACTTTTAACCTGTAAATCATATGGAACAAAATATGAAAATTTTATTGACACAATAGTAAAGATGGAAGATATTAATCGTAAAAAATCAAATGCTATCATCGCAGAGAGCAAACAAAAGGAAGTTGACATTCCCGATGAGGCTATGCATTTACTCAATCATGCATATGTCAGCGCATTAAAGGATATTATCGTCCATGGAAAAAGCGAGGAATACGTACGGGAAAATACAAAAATAGTAACTGAGTTTTTTAATGAAGGTTGGAAAAAGCTCAGAGGATTTTAA
- a CDS encoding class I SAM-dependent methyltransferase: MKPDYKNWVPKNMLYLLAFLATLSYVTTFFLQQRLQTGTIKNILCLLFLIIAIILSAVFAWMMRMYRAFSYKGKRKLSKDIIEGLAKYVEVPENGLALDVGCGSGALTIAVAKKNPTAKIIGVDRWGKEYSSFSKKLCEGNAKAEGVCNVEFAKGDATKLDYPDESFDAVTSNYVYHNITKMNRQELLLKTLRLLKKGGTFAVHDIFSTGKYGDMQSFIKKLKDMGYENVQLINTTNGIFMTKKEAVKYALKHSAILCGKK; encoded by the coding sequence ATGAAACCGGATTATAAAAATTGGGTGCCGAAAAACATGTTGTACTTATTGGCTTTTTTAGCTACTCTTTCTTATGTAACAACATTTTTTCTACAGCAGCGACTGCAAACAGGTACAATAAAAAATATACTGTGCCTATTATTTTTGATTATAGCTATTATACTAAGTGCCGTTTTTGCATGGATGATGAGAATGTATCGAGCTTTTTCCTATAAGGGAAAGCGGAAATTATCTAAAGATATTATTGAAGGACTTGCCAAATATGTTGAAGTACCTGAAAATGGATTAGCATTAGATGTAGGTTGTGGAAGCGGTGCTTTGACTATTGCCGTAGCAAAAAAGAACCCGACAGCTAAAATCATCGGTGTTGACCGCTGGGGTAAAGAATACAGCTCTTTCAGCAAAAAACTTTGTGAAGGCAACGCAAAGGCGGAAGGTGTCTGCAATGTGGAATTTGCAAAGGGAGATGCAACCAAATTAGATTATCCTGATGAAAGTTTTGATGCCGTAACAAGCAATTACGTATATCACAATATTACTAAGATGAATAGGCAAGAACTTCTTTTAAAAACACTTCGTCTTTTAAAAAAAGGGGGTACATTTGCGGTTCATGATATTTTCTCTACAGGGAAATATGGCGATATGCAGTCTTTTATTAAAAAATTAAAAGATATGGGCTATGAAAACGTTCAACTTATAAATACGACGAATGGCATATTTATGACGAAAAAAGAAGCTGTAAAATACGCTTTAAAGCACTCGGCTATCCTTTGTGGAAAAAAATAA
- a CDS encoding ClbS/DfsB family four-helix bundle protein: protein MTKSETVRNAKCGYFIRCRQQQIQLPSVWEVYKFIHVNTVAPFGTFRTKIRKWKKLML, encoded by the coding sequence ATGACAAAATCAGAAACGGTTCGAAACGCAAAATGTGGATATTTCATACGTTGTCGGCAACAGCAAATTCAATTACCGAGTGTGTGGGAAGTATATAAATTTATTCACGTCAATACAGTGGCACCGTTCGGAACGTTCAGAACCAAGATAAGAAAGTGGAAAAAGCTTATGCTCTAG
- a CDS encoding SAP domain-containing protein — MKESRPDFRDIKSFEEFNRYYWYREELSQICKSLGLEYRSTKQELNHIIKQYFKGNRIEKSLRKGNKNKTETITLNTALLECGFSFNQKFRDYFSAVTGVSPFKFNADMATAWRKVKVENDLNFTIQDMLKVYYGESDYAKYDNSVCQWNQFLKDFCLDEFSDYFFDKLKVAAIIWKEVRDSQNEKNYSRELLNEYRFIIEEYKKR, encoded by the coding sequence TTGAAAGAGAGTAGACCCGATTTCAGAGATATAAAATCATTTGAAGAATTTAATAGATACTATTGGTATCGAGAAGAGCTTTCACAAATTTGCAAGTCTCTTGGATTAGAGTATAGAAGTACAAAACAAGAACTGAATCATATTATAAAACAATATTTTAAGGGAAATAGAATAGAAAAGTCTTTGAGGAAAGGAAACAAAAATAAAACTGAAACTATAACCTTAAATACAGCATTACTTGAATGCGGTTTTTCCTTTAATCAAAAATTTCGAGATTATTTTTCAGCTGTAACAGGTGTTAGTCCATTTAAGTTTAATGCTGATATGGCAACAGCTTGGAGAAAAGTAAAAGTAGAAAATGATTTAAATTTTACAATTCAAGATATGTTGAAAGTATATTATGGAGAGTCGGACTACGCTAAGTATGACAATTCAGTTTGTCAATGGAATCAATTCCTAAAAGACTTTTGCTTAGATGAATTTAGCGATTATTTTTTTGACAAGTTAAAAGTTGCAGCTATCATTTGGAAAGAAGTCAGAGACTCGCAAAACGAAAAAAATTATTCAAGGGAACTTCTAAACGAATATAGATTTATAATAGAAGAGTATAAAAAAAGATAA
- a CDS encoding DUF6796 family protein encodes MYLNLTLAMGLFGGILMFCGDMLLCFTTEEFDFKDQKKAINIIKKFPQWRLRLGGLLGPVSAFFICIGFFNNWFGALDEYKTFGFAISLISCLATILGGAWHSHFTYLGLVGKTENEEAIDQMVKNIKFWSKISVSIMIIDVILIAAMIVLGKTVYPRWFILFTPLVTQLSYFLFNKLPKPFKVIFTVGLGNLMLIVYFGAALLIV; translated from the coding sequence ATGTATTTAAATTTAACCTTAGCCATGGGATTATTTGGTGGGATTTTAATGTTTTGCGGAGATATGCTATTATGCTTTACTACTGAGGAGTTTGACTTTAAGGATCAAAAAAAGGCCATAAATATAATAAAAAAATTTCCACAGTGGAGGCTGCGTCTGGGAGGACTTTTAGGGCCTGTTTCTGCATTTTTTATATGTATAGGTTTTTTCAATAATTGGTTCGGTGCTTTAGATGAATATAAAACATTTGGATTTGCAATAAGTCTAATATCTTGTCTTGCAACTATACTTGGAGGAGCCTGGCATTCTCACTTCACATATTTAGGTCTTGTAGGGAAAACAGAAAATGAAGAGGCAATTGACCAGATGGTTAAAAATATAAAGTTTTGGTCAAAAATTTCTGTGTCCATTATGATTATAGATGTTATTTTAATTGCGGCCATGATAGTACTTGGAAAAACTGTATATCCAAGATGGTTCATATTATTTACACCTCTTGTAACACAGTTATCCTATTTTCTATTCAATAAATTGCCTAAACCTTTTAAAGTGATTTTTACGGTGGGACTGGGAAATTTAATGCTAATAGTATATTTTGGAGCGGCGCTTCTGATTGTTTAA
- a CDS encoding GNAT family N-acetyltransferase, with protein MGTIDYFPTRHLPLRYHKSNGVGKNNTGRINAYEIHKTVTLKNGKTCLLRNATLNDAESVLANFDIVREETDYLLSYLDEKGFSIDDEKVFLENKENSPDEVQICAVIDNRLVGMAGLSKIGVQEKLRHRVEFGISIEKRYWGLGVGRALTLSCIDCAKKASYKQIELEVVAENQNAVNLYESIGFIEYGRNPRGFISRYTGYQELILMRLELV; from the coding sequence GTGGGGACAATTGATTACTTCCCAACAAGGCACCTGCCGTTGAGATACCACAAAAGCAATGGGGTGGGAAAAAATAACACAGGGAGGATAAACGCATATGAAATACATAAAACAGTGACGTTAAAAAATGGGAAAACTTGTCTGCTCCGTAATGCAACGCTTAATGATGCCGAGAGTGTACTTGCTAATTTTGATATTGTTCGTGAAGAAACTGATTATCTTCTTTCTTATTTGGATGAGAAAGGATTTAGTATAGATGATGAGAAGGTGTTTCTTGAAAACAAGGAGAACAGTCCCGACGAAGTACAAATTTGTGCAGTTATTGATAATAGGCTAGTAGGTATGGCTGGACTTAGTAAAATTGGAGTACAAGAAAAACTCAGACATCGAGTTGAATTTGGTATAAGTATCGAAAAAAGATATTGGGGCTTGGGTGTTGGACGAGCATTGACATTATCGTGCATTGATTGCGCAAAAAAGGCAAGTTATAAACAAATTGAACTGGAGGTTGTTGCTGAAAACCAAAATGCTGTAAATTTGTATGAAAGCATTGGTTTTATTGAATACGGGCGAAATCCGAGAGGTTTTATATCTCGATATACAGGCTATCAAGAATTGATATTGATGAGATTGGAACTTGTTTGA
- a CDS encoding Fic family protein, with translation MNKDPFKEYIKESEPKKRDKGYAWHTAIGLQAVDGLKISDYLVYTAIRNIEGEISFEEANELLQTYYEKNPALDTEDRTEEADKVSARIAALLSEQAFSFTPNEYLSIHRKLFTGIYPHAGKIRNYNITKKEWVLNGATVLYGSATELRATLDYDLSKEKKFSYRNLTMDEIIHHLAVFVSGLWQIHVFGEGNTRTTAVFFIKYLRTLGFNVVNDIFAAHAWYFRNSLVRANYNDLKNGIHETTEFLELFLRNLLMNEKHPLHNRTMHISGKFKEPEKPDIGAEKPDIGAEKPDIGAEKPDIEKKFQTKTASYILRLREAFPGQTIFGRSDVMEVIGIKESRASELLKEIVENEVIEPVSGHGKGKYRFKK, from the coding sequence ATGAACAAAGATCCGTTTAAAGAATATATAAAAGAGTCCGAGCCGAAAAAAAGGGATAAAGGGTATGCGTGGCATACAGCCATTGGACTACAGGCTGTCGACGGACTTAAGATATCAGATTATTTGGTGTATACTGCTATCCGCAATATTGAGGGCGAAATCTCCTTTGAAGAGGCGAATGAACTCCTTCAGACTTACTATGAGAAGAATCCTGCCCTCGATACGGAAGACCGAACCGAAGAAGCAGACAAGGTCTCTGCCAGAATCGCCGCACTTTTGTCAGAGCAAGCCTTCAGCTTTACACCGAATGAATATCTTTCCATTCACAGAAAATTGTTTACCGGTATCTATCCCCATGCAGGCAAAATCCGCAATTATAACATCACAAAAAAGGAATGGGTACTTAATGGGGCGACGGTGCTTTATGGCAGTGCTACGGAGTTGCGCGCGACGTTGGACTATGATTTGTCTAAAGAAAAAAAGTTCTCCTATCGAAATCTCACAATGGATGAGATTATCCATCACCTTGCAGTATTCGTATCCGGACTTTGGCAGATCCATGTATTCGGCGAGGGTAACACCAGAACAACAGCAGTGTTTTTCATCAAATATCTTCGTACGCTTGGCTTTAATGTGGTAAATGATATTTTTGCTGCGCATGCATGGTATTTCAGGAATTCACTGGTCAGAGCAAATTACAACGACTTGAAAAACGGCATTCATGAAACTACGGAGTTTCTGGAATTGTTTTTGCGAAATCTTCTGATGAATGAGAAGCATCCGCTTCATAACCGGACAATGCACATCAGCGGAAAATTCAAGGAGCCTGAAAAACCGGACATTGGAGCTGAAAAACCGGACATTGGAGCTGAAAAACCGGACATTGGAGCTGAAAAACCGGACATTGAGAAGAAGTTCCAAACGAAAACTGCGAGTTATATTCTTAGACTGCGTGAAGCATTTCCGGGACAAACAATTTTTGGGCGTTCGGATGTGATGGAAGTTATTGGTATTAAGGAATCCAGAGCATCTGAGCTTCTAAAAGAAATAGTAGAGAACGAAGTCATCGAGCCGGTTTCCGGACATGGAAAAGGGAAATACAGATTTAAGAAGTAA
- a CDS encoding EamA family transporter has product MWFIFAVLSAIFAAATSILAKIGIEGVNSNLATAIRTAVVLVMAWGMVFITNAQGGLSNIDKKSWLFLILSGLATDASWLCYYRAIQIGEVSKVVPIDKLSVVITLILAFVFLHESFTAKSLIGSVLIAAGTLVMVL; this is encoded by the coding sequence ATGTGGTTTATATTTGCGGTATTGTCTGCAATATTTGCGGCGGCAACATCTATACTTGCAAAGATCGGCATTGAGGGAGTTAATTCAAACCTAGCGACAGCAATCCGCACAGCGGTAGTTTTGGTTATGGCGTGGGGCATGGTGTTTATTACAAATGCGCAAGGCGGACTTTCAAATATTGATAAAAAGAGTTGGCTTTTTTTAATTCTTTCAGGACTTGCAACCGACGCATCGTGGCTATGCTATTATCGCGCAATCCAAATCGGAGAGGTTTCAAAAGTTGTTCCTATTGATAAACTCAGCGTTGTCATTACCTTAATTTTAGCTTTTGTTTTTTTGCATGAAAGCTTTACCGCAAAATCTCTTATCGGTTCTGTGCTTATTGCTGCGGGAACTTTGGTAATGGTGTTGTAA
- a CDS encoding Fic family protein, with protein sequence MKVSNMFITVKQASERWGISDRRIRALCAEGRISGAYQEGRGWKIPIDAEKPTDGRFKSRENILRLIDRKKTELDAKRPLTAGEAARLNEEFIVEFTYNSNAIEGNSLTLRETDLVLRGLTVERKPLKDHMEAVGHKEAFEYVSKLVKDKAPIRERLIKQIHYLVLADKKEDRGIYRRIPVRIMGAHHEPVQPYLIEPKMQQLLQDYAESTEHIVTKLARFHIEFEGIHPFIDGNGRTGRLLVNLELMKAGYPPINIKFTDRIAYYNAFDEYHVKHNLTAMEGLFAGYINERLDYYLRILK encoded by the coding sequence TTGAAGGTATCTAATATGTTCATCACGGTAAAACAAGCCTCTGAAAGATGGGGTATATCAGATAGACGAATAAGAGCTTTATGTGCGGAGGGTAGAATTTCAGGAGCGTATCAGGAGGGTCGGGGCTGGAAAATTCCCATTGATGCTGAAAAACCTACAGACGGAAGATTCAAATCAAGAGAAAACATTCTTCGTTTGATTGACCGAAAAAAGACAGAGCTTGACGCAAAAAGGCCATTGACGGCGGGCGAAGCGGCAAGGCTGAATGAAGAATTTATTGTCGAGTTTACTTATAATTCCAATGCGATTGAAGGGAATTCACTTACTCTGCGTGAAACGGATTTGGTTCTCAGAGGGCTAACAGTGGAGCGGAAACCTCTGAAAGATCATATGGAGGCCGTGGGGCATAAGGAGGCATTTGAGTATGTGAGCAAGTTGGTAAAAGATAAAGCCCCTATCAGAGAGCGTCTCATAAAACAAATTCACTATCTTGTTCTTGCAGATAAAAAAGAAGACCGCGGCATTTATCGAAGAATACCTGTGCGCATTATGGGAGCGCATCATGAACCGGTGCAGCCATACCTGATTGAACCTAAAATGCAGCAGCTTTTACAGGACTATGCGGAAAGTACCGAGCACATCGTTACAAAGCTTGCTCGTTTCCATATCGAGTTTGAAGGGATTCATCCGTTTATTGACGGAAACGGCAGAACGGGAAGACTGCTTGTTAATCTGGAACTGATGAAAGCAGGCTATCCCCCTATCAATATTAAATTTACAGATCGAATAGCCTATTACAATGCATTTGATGAGTATCATGTAAAGCATAACCTGACTGCGATGGAAGGTTTGTTTGCGGGATACATCAACGAAAGGCTGGATTATTATTTACGGATATTAAAATAA
- a CDS encoding type IV toxin-antitoxin system AbiEi family antitoxin domain-containing protein, whose translation MIKTTAMLLEELSDYASPKTKLSRMVQKGECFQITKGLYETDRNVSAHLLAGSIYGPSYISFEFALSYYGLIPEAVYTVTCATFEKKKKKKYNTPFGTFTYRDVPSATFPLFIELRQEGDYWYRIASPEKALCDELYTMRSVKNTKELSGLLFDDLRIEESELRNLNKKTIAELQDKYRATNIKKLCTLLRRL comes from the coding sequence ATGATTAAAACAACGGCGATGCTTTTAGAAGAATTAAGTGACTATGCTTCGCCTAAGACGAAGCTGTCACGGATGGTTCAAAAGGGCGAGTGCTTTCAGATTACAAAGGGGCTTTATGAAACAGATAGAAACGTTTCTGCACATCTTCTGGCCGGGAGCATATATGGTCCGTCCTATATTTCCTTTGAATTTGCGCTCTCCTATTACGGGCTTATTCCGGAGGCCGTCTATACCGTCACATGCGCTACCTTTGAAAAGAAGAAAAAGAAAAAGTATAATACACCTTTTGGAACCTTTACGTATCGGGATGTCCCATCTGCGACGTTTCCCTTATTCATTGAGTTGCGGCAAGAGGGAGATTACTGGTATCGAATCGCATCCCCTGAAAAGGCATTGTGCGATGAGCTGTATACCATGCGGTCGGTCAAAAACACAAAGGAGCTTTCAGGCTTGCTTTTTGACGATCTGAGGATCGAAGAATCTGAACTTCGGAATCTGAATAAGAAAACGATTGCTGAACTGCAAGATAAGTACCGTGCCACAAATATTAAAAAGCTCTGCACGCTGCTGAGGAGGTTATAA